The Fructilactobacillus myrtifloralis genome contains a region encoding:
- a CDS encoding chorismate mutase translates to MSESLQTARQEMQAIDAQLIPLLVKRLTTAQQIAAIKQHHGWPIFDPTREQAVLRQVQEAVADQAEQSAILEIYQALMNTTKKWEKHTIKEDNHA, encoded by the coding sequence ATGTCAGAATCACTGCAAACAGCACGCCAAGAGATGCAAGCCATTGATGCTCAGTTAATTCCATTACTGGTTAAACGACTAACAACGGCCCAGCAGATTGCGGCAATCAAACAGCACCACGGATGGCCGATTTTTGATCCTACGCGAGAACAAGCTGTATTACGGCAAGTTCAGGAGGCAGTTGCTGATCAAGCGGAACAGAGCGCGATCTTAGAAATTTATCAGGCATTGATGAACACGACCAAAAAATGGGAAAAGCACACAATCAAGGAGGATAACCATGCTTAA
- the aroD gene encoding type I 3-dehydroquinate dehydratase, producing the protein MVKVVQIGPVTIGKQTKVAVPIVATTIAEIMAQAQYVKSLAPDLIEWRIDSYQAVTDWEQLDAWGLRLQQEVAPLPLLVTYRTVAEGGAGTLEADAYQRLLQRLVQASWVQAVDVEWNTISPSSLQRLQQSQCPLVLSQHHFQGTPPLTELRQTLQAMAASGVDVVKMATMPHTAADVLTLLAATDEARQTLGCPLVTMAMGDLGKLTRVTGNLFGSAITFATGKQQSAPGQLSVTTVRELLETFGGSNTKVN; encoded by the coding sequence ATGGTTAAAGTAGTTCAGATTGGTCCAGTAACGATCGGCAAGCAGACTAAGGTTGCCGTCCCTATTGTTGCGACCACGATAGCAGAAATTATGGCGCAGGCGCAGTACGTAAAGTCGCTGGCACCCGATTTAATTGAGTGGCGAATTGACAGTTATCAGGCAGTGACTGATTGGGAGCAGTTAGATGCTTGGGGGTTGCGGCTACAACAGGAGGTGGCACCGCTTCCATTACTGGTGACTTACCGTACGGTTGCCGAAGGTGGAGCTGGGACTCTGGAGGCAGACGCTTACCAGCGCTTATTGCAGCGTCTCGTTCAAGCTTCGTGGGTTCAAGCAGTAGACGTGGAATGGAACACGATTTCACCATCCTCATTGCAACGCTTACAACAAAGTCAGTGTCCGCTGGTTCTTAGTCAACACCATTTTCAGGGCACGCCTCCTTTAACGGAATTACGCCAGACTTTACAAGCAATGGCAGCTAGCGGAGTAGATGTTGTGAAAATGGCTACGATGCCCCACACAGCAGCGGATGTTCTTACATTGTTAGCGGCCACCGATGAGGCCCGGCAGACACTGGGCTGTCCGCTAGTGACAATGGCCATGGGTGATTTAGGAAAGCTCACCCGGGTTACTGGGAATTTATTTGGCTCAGCAATCACCTTTGCCACCGGAAAACAGCAGTCAGCGCCGGGGCAACTCTCGGTAACAACGGTGCGTGAGTTATTGGAAACGTTTGGCGGTTCGAACACAAAAGTAAACTAA
- the aroC gene encoding chorismate synthase: MLNYVTAGESHGPQLTGIVTGVPAGLELDIAEINAALAARQGGYGRGNRQKIEHDQVQIVGGVRHRITLGSPIALVIQNRDHAHWSQIMDPTAAATPQNTLRKVERPRPGHADLVGGMKYRYRDLRNVLERSSARETAMRVAIGNICKQLLRQLGIDLVGFVTQVGPIGGTAVPTHDVARITSAIQENDLRMVDQTEVSAVHDLIDQTKRDGDTVGGIIRVIAENVPAGLGSYVNWDTKLDAKLAAAVMGVNAMKGVSIGAGFTAAQSFGSQVMDPINWDETNHWSRASDHLGGFEGGMTNGMPIIVNAAMKPIPTLYKPLPTADVNTKEAKKANVERSDTTAIVPASLVIESVVAIELAKVITDTFDGSSLGRLQEQVAAYRQELADY; encoded by the coding sequence ATGCTTAATTACGTTACAGCAGGAGAATCACACGGTCCCCAGTTAACTGGGATCGTCACTGGCGTTCCGGCCGGTTTAGAATTAGACATTGCAGAAATTAACGCCGCCTTAGCCGCCCGTCAGGGAGGTTATGGACGGGGGAACCGGCAAAAGATTGAACACGATCAAGTGCAAATTGTCGGTGGCGTGCGCCATCGCATTACGCTCGGCAGCCCGATTGCCCTGGTCATTCAAAACCGGGATCACGCTCATTGGAGTCAGATTATGGACCCAACTGCAGCAGCAACGCCCCAAAATACCCTGCGAAAGGTGGAACGGCCCCGGCCTGGGCATGCCGACTTAGTTGGAGGAATGAAGTATCGGTACCGCGATCTGCGGAATGTCTTGGAACGCTCATCGGCGCGCGAAACTGCGATGCGGGTCGCGATTGGAAACATCTGTAAGCAACTGCTACGGCAGTTAGGGATTGATCTAGTTGGGTTTGTGACCCAAGTCGGTCCCATTGGTGGGACGGCGGTCCCCACGCATGATGTTGCTCGGATTACCAGCGCGATTCAGGAAAATGACCTCCGGATGGTGGACCAGACGGAAGTGAGTGCGGTACATGACCTCATTGATCAAACAAAGCGAGATGGCGATACCGTCGGTGGCATCATTCGGGTAATCGCGGAAAACGTGCCAGCAGGACTCGGAAGTTACGTTAACTGGGATACCAAGTTAGATGCAAAGTTAGCGGCCGCCGTGATGGGGGTGAACGCCATGAAGGGAGTTAGCATCGGGGCTGGGTTCACTGCCGCCCAAAGCTTTGGGAGTCAGGTCATGGATCCAATTAATTGGGACGAAACTAACCACTGGTCACGAGCGAGTGACCACCTCGGTGGCTTTGAGGGTGGCATGACGAACGGGATGCCCATCATTGTAAACGCCGCCATGAAGCCAATTCCAACCCTGTATAAACCGTTGCCAACGGCAGATGTGAATACCAAGGAAGCGAAAAAAGCGAACGTGGAGCGTTCTGATACGACCGCGATTGTTCCAGCGTCCTTGGTCATCGAAAGTGTGGTGGCCATTGAGTTAGCTAAGGTTATCACGGATACCTTTGACGGTAGTAGCCTTGGCCGGTTACAGGAACAAGTAGCCGCCTATCGTCAAGAGTTGGCGGACTATTAA